From Ficedula albicollis isolate OC2 chromosome 5, FicAlb1.5, whole genome shotgun sequence, one genomic window encodes:
- the AKAP5 gene encoding A-kinase anchor protein 5 isoform X3, with translation MVKAAKEIQMENPREAESPSTGATCSPPEEQAKKPSMLCFKKRKKSCKKELTVKDACEGASEEKSQCVSADQEEAKASNPSQSSKGTWAAIKNLARPRKRQKSCSRKKVPSDSQVQLEVDAEESCAQELPKKRASSGVKMPCVRFSRGKKKPSPSEAVEESEGSVQANEVMGVVNKASEEPEDLAPTDKSESFSPVSAQEEQDTMKEEQHGMKEDQDTMKEDQDKGKEDQDTVKEDHDTAKESDTSVRKSEPLTEPTHDAEEHSECTVQLEITDSETGDETAQDKLQEGSLSQATDDVEGREVAPEAPVSKDQPDSAPEITDWQEIPNICKEMPERDEVEKSINVPKECKAEDTVTDFSELAPGRDAASVQDAMSVQDAMSVQDAMSVQDAMSVQDAMSVQDAMSVQDAMSVQDAMSVQDAMSVQDAMSVQDAMSVQDAMSVQDAMSVQDAMSVQDAMSVQDAMSVQDAMSVQDAMSVQDAMSVQDAMSVQDAMSVQDAMSVQDAMSVQEAASVQEAASVQDALSVQNAMSVQDAASVQDAVSVQDVASVQNAMSVQDAMNVQNAASVKDAVSVQDAVSVQNAVSVQEAVNVQDAASVKDAASVKDTAGMQGATSVQDAVSAQDVASLKDAASVQEAPSVKDAASVKDTAGMQDATSVQDAVGAQDVASLKDAASVQEAPSVKDAASVKDAASMKDTASEQDTASEQDAASAQDSVSVKDAASVKEAPSEQDTASEQDTASVKDAASEQEAASVQECSSHQVLEASAGTGVSIVITITEAEDSDNTDSDQAYEPSPVLHQKKQKGNKKSNRSADVGQKDGSEAGGGPQAEEKGLGDQGHRTGEQYELLLVETASSLVKAAIQSSIEQLVNEMALEQNKHNSFL, from the exons ATGGTAAAGGCAGCTAAGGAAATTCAAATGGAGAACCCAAGAGAGGCAGAGAGTCCCAGCACAGGGGCCACATGCTCCCCGCCAGAGGAACAAGCGAAAAAACCCTCCATGCTCTGCTTTAAGAAGCGGAAGAAGTCCTGTAAGAAGGAGCTGACTGTGAAGGATGCGTGCGAAGGAGCCTCCGAGGAGAAAAGCCAATGTGTCAGCGCTGACCAAGAGGAGGCAAAAGCTTCCAATCCATCACAGTCCTCCAAAGGAACCTGGGCAGCCATCAAAAACCTTGCCAGACCTCGGAAAAGGCAGAAGTCCTGCTCACGGAAGAAGGTGCCCTCTGATTCCCAAGTGCAGCTGGAGGTGGATGCTGAGGAGAGCTGTGCACAAGAGCTCCCGAAGAAACGGGCGAGCTCAGGGGTGAAGATGCCCTGTGTGAGGTTCTCCAGAGGcaagaaaaaacccagcccCTCCGAAGCAGTGGAGGAGTCAGAGGGCAGTGTTCAAGCAAATGAGGTGATGGGTGTTGTGAATAAGGCTAGTGAAGAGCCAGAGGATTTGGCCCCGACAGACAAATCTGAATCCTTCAGCCCGGTCTctgcacaggaggagcaggacacCATGAAGGAGGAGCAGCATGGAATGAAAGAGGACCAGGATACAATGAAAGAGGATCAGGATAAAGGGAAGGAGGACCAGGATACAGTGAAAGAGGACCACGATACAGCAAAGGAAAGTGACACCTCTGTTAGGAAGAGTGAGCCCCTGACAGAGCCCACACATGATGCAGAGGAACACTCAGAGTGCACTGTTCAGTTGGAGATAACTGATTCAGAGACAGGAGATGAAACAGCTCAGGACAAACTGCAGGAAGGGAGCCTGTCCCAAGCCACTGATGATGTGGAGGGCAGGGAAGTGGCTCCTGAAGCACCTGTTTCTAAAGATCAACCTGACAGTGCCCCTGAAATCACAGACTGGCAGGAAATCCCTAATATCTGTAAAGAGATGCCTGAAAGGGATGAAGTAGAAAAGAGCATAAATGTTCCCAAAGAGTGCAAAGCTGAGGACACTGTAACTGATTTCAGTGAGTTGGCA CCTGGACGTGATGCAGCAAGTGTGCAGGATGCCATGAGTGTGCAGGATGCCATGAGTGTGCAGGATGCCATGAGTGTGCAGGATGCCATGAGTGTGCAGGATGCCATGAGTGTGCAGGATGCCATGAGTGTGCAGGATGCCATGAGTGTGCAGGATGCCATGAGTGTGCAGGATGCCATGAGTGTGCAGGATGCCATGAGTGTGCAGGATGCCATGAGTGTGCAGGATGCCATGAGTGTGCAGGATGCCATGAGTGTGCAGGATGCCATGAGTGTGCAGGATGCCATGAGTGTGCAGGATGCCATGAGTGTGCAGGATGCCATGAGTGTGCAGGATGCCATGAGTGTGCAGGATGCCATGAGTGTGCAGGATGCCATGAGTGTGCAGGATGCCATGAGTGTGCAGGATGCCATGAGTGTGCAGGATGCCATGAgtgtgcaggaggcagcaagtgtgcaggaggcagcaagTGTGCAGGATGCCTTGAGTGTGCAGAATGCCATGAGTGTGCAGGATGCAGCGAGTGTGCAGGATGCAGTGAGTGTGCAGGATGTAGCGAGTGTGCAGAATGCCATGAGTGTGCAGGATGCCATGAATGTGCAGAATGCAGCAAGTGTGAAGGATGCAGTGAGTGTGCAGGATGCAGTGAGTGTGCAGAAT GCAGTGAGTGTGCAAGAGGCAGTGAATGTGCAGGATGCAGCAAGTGTGAAGGATGCAGCAAGTGTGAAGGATACAGCAGGCATGCAAGGTGCCACAAGTGTGCAGGATGCAGTGAGTGCACAGGATGTAGCAAGCCTGAAGGATGCAGCAAGTGTGCAGGAGGCACCAAGTGTGAAGGATGCAGCGAGTGTGAAGGATACAGCAGGCATGCAAGATGCCACAAGTGTGCAGGATGCAGTGGGTGCACAGGATGTAGCAAGCCTGAAGGATGCAGCAAGTGTGCAGGAGGCACCAAGTGTGAAGGATGCAGCGAGTGTGAAGGATGCAGCGAGTATGAAGGATACAGCAAGTGAACAGGATACAGCAAGTGAACAGGATGCAGCAAGTGCGCAGGATTCAGTGAGTGTGAAGGATGCAGCGAGTGTGAAGGAGGCACCAAGTGAACAGGATACAGCAAGTGAACAGGATACAGCAAGTGTGAAGGATGCAGCAAgtgagcaggaggcagcaagTGTGCAGGAATGCTCCAGCCATCAGGTATTAGAAGCAAGTGCAGGCACTGGTGTCAGCATCGTCATCACCATCACCGAAGCTGAGGACTCTGACAACACCGACTCTGACCAGGCCTATGAGCCCTCCCCAGTTttgcaccaaaaaaagcaaaaagggaataaaaaatcaaacaggAGTGCTGATGTTGGTCAGAAAGACGGCTCTGAGGCTGGTGGTGGTCcccaggcagaggagaaaggTCTGGGTGACCAGGGGCACAGAACTGGGGAGCAGTACGAGTTGCTCCTTGTAGAAACCGCCTCTTCCCTCGTGAAGGCGGCCATTCAGTCATCCATAGAGCAGCTGGTCAACGAAATGGCCCTGGAACAGAATAAACACAACAGCTTTCTGTGA
- the AKAP5 gene encoding A-kinase anchor protein 5 isoform X2, which yields MVKAAKEIQMENPREAESPSTGATCSPPEEQAKKPSMLCFKKRKKSCKKELTVKDACEGASEEKSQCVSADQEEAKASNPSQSSKGTWAAIKNLARPRKRQKSCSRKKVPSDSQVQLEVDAEESCAQELPKKRASSGVKMPCVRFSRGKKKPSPSEAVEESEGSVQANEVMGVVNKASEEPEDLAPTDKSESFSPVSAQEEQDTMKEEQHGMKEDQDTMKEDQDKGKEDQDTVKEDHDTAKESDTSVRKSEPLTEPTHDAEEHSECTVQLEITDSETGDETAQDKLQEGSLSQATDDVEGREVAPEAPVSKDQPDSAPEITDWQEIPNICKEMPERDEVEKSINVPKECKAEDTVTDFSELAPGRDAASVQDAMSVQDAMSVQDAMSVQDAMSVQDAMSVQDAMSVQDAMSVQDAMSVQDAMSVQDAMSVQDAMSVQDAMSVQDAMSVQDAMSVQDAMSVQDAMSVQDAMSVQDAMSVQDAMSVQDAMSVQDAMSVQDAMSVQDAMSVQEAASVQEAASVQDALSVQNAMSVQDAASVQDAVSVQDVASVQNAMSVQDAMNVQNAASVKDAVSVQDAVSVQNVQSTQEAVSVQDAISVQDAASVKDAESMQDRVSAQEAASVQDAMSVMDAASEQEAVSVQEAVNVQDAASVKDAASVKDTAGMQGATSVQDAVSAQDVASLKDAASVQEAPSVKDAASVKDTAGMQDATSVQDAVGAQDVASLKDAASVQEAPSVKDAASVKDAASMKDTASEQDTASEQDAASAQDSVSVKDAASVKEAPSEQDTASEQDTASVKDAASEQEAASVQECSSHQVLEASAGTGVSIVITITEAEDSDNTDSDQAYEPSPVLHQKKQKGNKKSNRSADVGQKDGSEAGGGPQAEEKGLGDQGHRTGEQYELLLVETASSLVKAAIQSSIEQLVNEMALEQNKHNSFL from the exons ATGGTAAAGGCAGCTAAGGAAATTCAAATGGAGAACCCAAGAGAGGCAGAGAGTCCCAGCACAGGGGCCACATGCTCCCCGCCAGAGGAACAAGCGAAAAAACCCTCCATGCTCTGCTTTAAGAAGCGGAAGAAGTCCTGTAAGAAGGAGCTGACTGTGAAGGATGCGTGCGAAGGAGCCTCCGAGGAGAAAAGCCAATGTGTCAGCGCTGACCAAGAGGAGGCAAAAGCTTCCAATCCATCACAGTCCTCCAAAGGAACCTGGGCAGCCATCAAAAACCTTGCCAGACCTCGGAAAAGGCAGAAGTCCTGCTCACGGAAGAAGGTGCCCTCTGATTCCCAAGTGCAGCTGGAGGTGGATGCTGAGGAGAGCTGTGCACAAGAGCTCCCGAAGAAACGGGCGAGCTCAGGGGTGAAGATGCCCTGTGTGAGGTTCTCCAGAGGcaagaaaaaacccagcccCTCCGAAGCAGTGGAGGAGTCAGAGGGCAGTGTTCAAGCAAATGAGGTGATGGGTGTTGTGAATAAGGCTAGTGAAGAGCCAGAGGATTTGGCCCCGACAGACAAATCTGAATCCTTCAGCCCGGTCTctgcacaggaggagcaggacacCATGAAGGAGGAGCAGCATGGAATGAAAGAGGACCAGGATACAATGAAAGAGGATCAGGATAAAGGGAAGGAGGACCAGGATACAGTGAAAGAGGACCACGATACAGCAAAGGAAAGTGACACCTCTGTTAGGAAGAGTGAGCCCCTGACAGAGCCCACACATGATGCAGAGGAACACTCAGAGTGCACTGTTCAGTTGGAGATAACTGATTCAGAGACAGGAGATGAAACAGCTCAGGACAAACTGCAGGAAGGGAGCCTGTCCCAAGCCACTGATGATGTGGAGGGCAGGGAAGTGGCTCCTGAAGCACCTGTTTCTAAAGATCAACCTGACAGTGCCCCTGAAATCACAGACTGGCAGGAAATCCCTAATATCTGTAAAGAGATGCCTGAAAGGGATGAAGTAGAAAAGAGCATAAATGTTCCCAAAGAGTGCAAAGCTGAGGACACTGTAACTGATTTCAGTGAGTTGGCA CCTGGACGTGATGCAGCAAGTGTGCAGGATGCCATGAGTGTGCAGGATGCCATGAGTGTGCAGGATGCCATGAGTGTGCAGGATGCCATGAGTGTGCAGGATGCCATGAGTGTGCAGGATGCCATGAGTGTGCAGGATGCCATGAGTGTGCAGGATGCCATGAGTGTGCAGGATGCCATGAGTGTGCAGGATGCCATGAGTGTGCAGGATGCCATGAGTGTGCAGGATGCCATGAGTGTGCAGGATGCCATGAGTGTGCAGGATGCCATGAGTGTGCAGGATGCCATGAGTGTGCAGGATGCCATGAGTGTGCAGGATGCCATGAGTGTGCAGGATGCCATGAGTGTGCAGGATGCCATGAGTGTGCAGGATGCCATGAGTGTGCAGGATGCCATGAGTGTGCAGGATGCCATGAGTGTGCAGGATGCCATGAgtgtgcaggaggcagcaagtgtgcaggaggcagcaagTGTGCAGGATGCCTTGAGTGTGCAGAATGCCATGAGTGTGCAGGATGCAGCGAGTGTGCAGGATGCAGTGAGTGTGCAGGATGTAGCGAGTGTGCAGAATGCCATGAGTGTGCAGGATGCCATGAATGTGCAGAATGCAGCAAGTGTGAAGGATGCAGTGAGTGTGCAGGATGCAGTGAGTGTGCAGAATGTACAGAGCACGCAGGAGGCAGTGAGTGTACAGGATGCCATAAGTGTGCAGGATGCAGCAAGTGTGAAGGATGCAGAAAGCATGCAGGATAGAGTGAGTGCACAGGAGGCTGCAAGTGTGCAGGATGCCATGAGTGTGATGGATGCAGCAAGTGAACAGGAGGCAGTGAGTGTGCAAGAGGCAGTGAATGTGCAGGATGCAGCAAGTGTGAAGGATGCAGCAAGTGTGAAGGATACAGCAGGCATGCAAGGTGCCACAAGTGTGCAGGATGCAGTGAGTGCACAGGATGTAGCAAGCCTGAAGGATGCAGCAAGTGTGCAGGAGGCACCAAGTGTGAAGGATGCAGCGAGTGTGAAGGATACAGCAGGCATGCAAGATGCCACAAGTGTGCAGGATGCAGTGGGTGCACAGGATGTAGCAAGCCTGAAGGATGCAGCAAGTGTGCAGGAGGCACCAAGTGTGAAGGATGCAGCGAGTGTGAAGGATGCAGCGAGTATGAAGGATACAGCAAGTGAACAGGATACAGCAAGTGAACAGGATGCAGCAAGTGCGCAGGATTCAGTGAGTGTGAAGGATGCAGCGAGTGTGAAGGAGGCACCAAGTGAACAGGATACAGCAAGTGAACAGGATACAGCAAGTGTGAAGGATGCAGCAAgtgagcaggaggcagcaagTGTGCAGGAATGCTCCAGCCATCAGGTATTAGAAGCAAGTGCAGGCACTGGTGTCAGCATCGTCATCACCATCACCGAAGCTGAGGACTCTGACAACACCGACTCTGACCAGGCCTATGAGCCCTCCCCAGTTttgcaccaaaaaaagcaaaaagggaataaaaaatcaaacaggAGTGCTGATGTTGGTCAGAAAGACGGCTCTGAGGCTGGTGGTGGTCcccaggcagaggagaaaggTCTGGGTGACCAGGGGCACAGAACTGGGGAGCAGTACGAGTTGCTCCTTGTAGAAACCGCCTCTTCCCTCGTGAAGGCGGCCATTCAGTCATCCATAGAGCAGCTGGTCAACGAAATGGCCCTGGAACAGAATAAACACAACAGCTTTCTGTGA
- the AKAP5 gene encoding A-kinase anchor protein 5 isoform X1, translating to MVKAAKEIQMENPREAESPSTGATCSPPEEQAKKPSMLCFKKRKKSCKKELTVKDACEGASEEKSQCVSADQEEAKASNPSQSSKGTWAAIKNLARPRKRQKSCSRKKVPSDSQVQLEVDAEESCAQELPKKRASSGVKMPCVRFSRGKKKPSPSEAVEESEGSVQANEVMGVVNKASEEPEDLAPTDKSESFSPVSAQEEQDTMKEEQHGMKEDQDTMKEDQDKGKEDQDTVKEDHDTAKESDTSVRKSEPLTEPTHDAEEHSECTVQLEITDSETGDETAQDKLQEGSLSQATDDVEGREVAPEAPVSKDQPDSAPEITDWQEIPNICKEMPERDEVEKSINVPKECKAEDTVTDFSELASGRDAASVQEAASVQDAMIVQDAMSVQEAASVQDAMIVQDAMSVQEAASVQDAMIVQDAMSVQEAASVQDAMIVQDAMSVQEAASVQDAMIVQDAMSVQEAASVQDALSVQNAMSVQDVASVQDAVSVQDVASVQNAMSVQDAMNVQNAASVKDAVSVQDAVSVQEAASVKDAVSVQDAVSVQEAASVKDAVSVQDAVSVQEAASVKDAVSVQDAVSVQEAASVKDAVSVQDAVSVQEAASVKDAVSVQDAVSVQEAASVKDAVSVQDAVSVQDVASVQNAMSVQDAMNVQNAASVKDAVSVKDAVSVQDAVSVQNVQSTQEAVSVQDAISVQDAASVKDAESMQDRVSAQEAASVQDAMSVMDAASEQEAVSVQEAVNVQDAASVKDAASVKDTAGMQGATSVQDAVSAQDVASLKDAASVQEAPSVKDAASVKDTAGMQDATSVQDAVGAQDVASLKDAASVQEAPSVKDAASVKDAASMKDTASEQDTASEQDAASAQDSVSVKDAASVKEAPSEQDTASEQDTASVKDAASEQEAASVQECSSHQVLEASAGTGVSIVITITEAEDSDNTDSDQAYEPSPVLHQKKQKGNKKSNRSADVGQKDGSEAGGGPQAEEKGLGDQGHRTGEQYELLLVETASSLVKAAIQSSIEQLVNEMALEQNKHNSFL from the exons ATGGTAAAGGCAGCTAAGGAAATTCAAATGGAGAACCCAAGAGAGGCAGAGAGTCCCAGCACAGGGGCCACATGCTCCCCGCCAGAGGAACAAGCGAAAAAACCCTCCATGCTCTGCTTTAAGAAGCGGAAGAAGTCCTGTAAGAAGGAGCTGACTGTGAAGGATGCGTGCGAAGGAGCCTCCGAGGAGAAAAGCCAATGTGTCAGCGCTGACCAAGAGGAGGCAAAAGCTTCCAATCCATCACAGTCCTCCAAAGGAACCTGGGCAGCCATCAAAAACCTTGCCAGACCTCGGAAAAGGCAGAAGTCCTGCTCACGGAAGAAGGTGCCCTCTGATTCCCAAGTGCAGCTGGAGGTGGATGCTGAGGAGAGCTGTGCACAAGAGCTCCCGAAGAAACGGGCGAGCTCAGGGGTGAAGATGCCCTGTGTGAGGTTCTCCAGAGGcaagaaaaaacccagcccCTCCGAAGCAGTGGAGGAGTCAGAGGGCAGTGTTCAAGCAAATGAGGTGATGGGTGTTGTGAATAAGGCTAGTGAAGAGCCAGAGGATTTGGCCCCGACAGACAAATCTGAATCCTTCAGCCCGGTCTctgcacaggaggagcaggacacCATGAAGGAGGAGCAGCATGGAATGAAAGAGGACCAGGATACAATGAAAGAGGATCAGGATAAAGGGAAGGAGGACCAGGATACAGTGAAAGAGGACCACGATACAGCAAAGGAAAGTGACACCTCTGTTAGGAAGAGTGAGCCCCTGACAGAGCCCACACATGATGCAGAGGAACACTCAGAGTGCACTGTTCAGTTGGAGATAACTGATTCAGAGACAGGAGATGAAACAGCTCAGGACAAACTGCAGGAAGGGAGCCTGTCCCAAGCCACTGATGATGTGGAGGGCAGGGAAGTGGCTCCTGAAGCACCTGTTTCTAAAGATCAACCTGACAGTGCCCCTGAAATCACAGACTGGCAGGAAATCCCTAATATCTGTAAAGAGATGCCTGAAAGGGATGAAGTAGAAAAGAGCATAAATGTTCCCAAAGAGTGCAAAGCTGAGGACACTGTAACTGATTTCAGTGAGTTGGCATCTGGACGTGATGCAGCAAgtgtgcaggaggcagcaagTGTGCAGGATGCCATGATTGTGCAGGATGCCATGAgtgtgcaggaggcagcaagTGTGCAGGATGCCATGATTGTGCAGGATGCCATGAgtgtgcaggaggcagcaagTGTGCAGGATGCCATGATTGTGCAGGATGCCATGAgtgtgcaggaggcagcaagTGTGCAGGATGCCATGATTGTGCAGGATGCCATGAgtgtgcaggaggcagcaagTGTGCAGGATGCCATGATTGTGCAGGATGCCATGAgtgtgcaggaggcagcaagTGTGCAGGATGCCTTGAGTGTGCAGAATGCCATGAGTGTGCAGGATGTAGCGAGTGTGCAGGATGCAGTGAGTGTGCAGGATGTAGCGAGTGTGCAGAATGCCATGAGTGTGCAGGATGCCATGAATGTGCAGAATGCAGCAAGTGTGAAGGATGCAGTGAGTGTGCAGGATGCAGTGAGTGTGCAAGAGGCAGCAAGTGTGAAGGATGCAGTGAGTGTGCAGGATGCAGTGAGTGTGCAAGAGGCAGCAAGTGTGAAGGATGCAGTGAGTGTGCAGGATGCAGTGAGTGTGCAAGAGGCAGCAAGTGTGAAGGATGCAGTGAGTGTGCAGGATGCAGTGAGTGTGCAAGAGGCAGCAAGTGTGAAGGATGCAGTGAGTGTGCAGGATGCAGTGAGTGTGCAAGAGGCAGCAAGTGTGAAGGATGCAGTGAGTGTGCAGGATGCAGTGAGTGTGCAAGAGGCAGCAAGTGTGAAGGATGCAGTGAGTGTGCAGGATGCAGTGAGTGTGCAGGATGTAGCAAGTGTGCAGAATGCCATGAGTGTGCAGGATGCCATGAATGTGCAGAATGCAGCAAGTGTGAAGGATGCAGTGA GTGTGAAGGATGCAGTGAGTGTGCAGGATGCAGTGAGTGTGCAGAATGTACAGAGCACGCAGGAGGCAGTGAGTGTACAGGATGCCATAAGTGTGCAGGATGCAGCAAGTGTGAAGGATGCAGAAAGCATGCAGGATAGAGTGAGTGCACAGGAGGCTGCAAGTGTGCAGGATGCCATGAGTGTGATGGATGCAGCAAGTGAACAGGAGGCAGTGAGTGTGCAAGAGGCAGTGAATGTGCAGGATGCAGCAAGTGTGAAGGATGCAGCAAGTGTGAAGGATACAGCAGGCATGCAAGGTGCCACAAGTGTGCAGGATGCAGTGAGTGCACAGGATGTAGCAAGCCTGAAGGATGCAGCAAGTGTGCAGGAGGCACCAAGTGTGAAGGATGCAGCGAGTGTGAAGGATACAGCAGGCATGCAAGATGCCACAAGTGTGCAGGATGCAGTGGGTGCACAGGATGTAGCAAGCCTGAAGGATGCAGCAAGTGTGCAGGAGGCACCAAGTGTGAAGGATGCAGCGAGTGTGAAGGATGCAGCGAGTATGAAGGATACAGCAAGTGAACAGGATACAGCAAGTGAACAGGATGCAGCAAGTGCGCAGGATTCAGTGAGTGTGAAGGATGCAGCGAGTGTGAAGGAGGCACCAAGTGAACAGGATACAGCAAGTGAACAGGATACAGCAAGTGTGAAGGATGCAGCAAgtgagcaggaggcagcaagTGTGCAGGAATGCTCCAGCCATCAGGTATTAGAAGCAAGTGCAGGCACTGGTGTCAGCATCGTCATCACCATCACCGAAGCTGAGGACTCTGACAACACCGACTCTGACCAGGCCTATGAGCCCTCCCCAGTTttgcaccaaaaaaagcaaaaagggaataaaaaatcaaacaggAGTGCTGATGTTGGTCAGAAAGACGGCTCTGAGGCTGGTGGTGGTCcccaggcagaggagaaaggTCTGGGTGACCAGGGGCACAGAACTGGGGAGCAGTACGAGTTGCTCCTTGTAGAAACCGCCTCTTCCCTCGTGAAGGCGGCCATTCAGTCATCCATAGAGCAGCTGGTCAACGAAATGGCCCTGGAACAGAATAAACACAACAGCTTTCTGTGA